The genome window CTCCGTTTGCGGGATCACTTACGATTGCCTCGGGGAAAGCTGCTTCGAGTCGTTTCAACTCGTCGTTTTCAGATGACTCCTGTTCCAAACCGATCTTATAAATCGCTTCATCGCCAAGCATTCTGCGATACCAGGGCACGCCGGGCGGGCCCTTGGGCCAAGTTTGATTCGGGGTGATCGGGTTGAAGTTCTCAATCGGCAAGAAGCTCGCGTGAGGGGAATGCTCGCGCAGCCATTTGCGCTGTTGCACGATGCGAATCTGCCAACCGACCCACATCGCGGCGGAGGCCACGAGCGCCGTCAACACGAACAGTGTCCGCAGCCGGAATTGAAACCAGCGCAGCCTCTGCGTGGGCGCCGCGGCGGTCTGAGCGGCGAAGTCGGGGAGACCATCCATCCCTATAATTTACGCGGCTACATCGCGCCGGTAAACCAGTAGCCTCCAGGTCGCCAAGCGCCTCCATTCGTACGCGGAGTGTCGGAGCCAAGTCAAATTGACCTCGTCTTCTGCGTCAGAACGAAAACATCGGCTTCAGGGAACGCGACTCGAATCCGTTTTTCGTCAATCGAGTTCTCCACGTCACCCTCCAACCCGATCTGAGATATCGCCTCGTCGCCGAAAAGCTCGCGATACCACGGTACGCTCGGCGTGCCGTTTGGATAAGCCTCATTTCGGATGATTGGGTCGTATTCCTTGATCGACAAGAAGATCGCGTGAGGATAATGCTCGCGCAGCCACTTGCGCTCTTGCACGATGCGAATCTGCCAGCCGACCCACATCGCGGCGAGCGCGATGAGCGCCGTCAGCACGAACAGCGTCCGCAGCCGGAATTGAAACCAGCGTAGCCGGAGCCGGGGCGCTGCGGCATTCTGGGCGGCGGGCTCGGGGTGATCATCCATCCCCGTAGTCTAACGGCAACATCCGACGAACGTAAATCTTTTGGCCGCCCGTAAGCTAGACTTTCCATGATTCGCCGGTGTCGTATTGCCCGGCATTCTCTTTGAAGCCCGGGGCGGATAGGCATGATTCTGAACGAAAGCAACTCGGTCTTGGATCGGTTTGTCGATAAAGCCGGCAAACTCTACACCCTCCCGGCGGTGGCCGTTGAGGTTTTGCAGCTTACGAACCATCCCAAAGTCGACGTCCAGCTTCTCCGGCATTGCATCGAGAACGATCCGGCCCTGACCACCCGCGTGTTGCGCGTGGTGAATAGTTCGCTGTTCGGGCTGAGCCACGAGGTTTCGGACTTGAGCCAGGCCCTGGCACTGCTTGGCACCAAGCCGCTCAAGCTGTTGGTGCTCGGCTTCAGCCTGCCGGGCAATCTGTTTGTCGGGATGGCGGGCGACATCCTCCGCCGGTATTGGCGGCGGACACTCACCAAAGCGGTCGCGGCCCGCGAGATAAGCGAGACGCTGTGGAAACTGCCGGGGGACGATGCCTTCATCGCCGGGCTATTGCAAGACGTCGGCATGCTCGTGCTCGTGCAGGACTTCGGCGAGCCGTATGTGCGATTTCTCGACTTGGCGTTTTCCAAGGCGGCCGACGTAGGAACGCTGGCCGCGAAATCGATTGGCTTCGATCATGCCCGGTTGAGTGCGCGGTTGCTCGAGTGCTGGGGATTGCCGCGAAATCTGGTCGAGGCGATCGGCTCGGGGCGCCCGCCGGCGACCATCGCCGATTTGTCGCCGACCGCGCGATGCTTGCCGCAAATCCTGCATCTCGCGGAATTGCTCGCGGGCCTGTTGACTGAGAACCGAACCGATCTGCTGGCCGATCTGCTCGATGCGGCCGAGCGCTACCACGCCTTGCGGCAAAGTCAACTTTCGCCACTGGTGAATACGCTGCAAGAAAAAGTCGAGCAACTCGCCGACGTGCTGAATCTCGAATTGCCGGCCGGCAAGGACTACACGGCGGTGCTGCTCGAAGCGCACGAGCGACTATCCGAAGTGGCCGCCGACGTGGCGGCGGATTTGATCGTGAGCAAAAAGCACGCCGACGAAACTGGCGAGACCGAATCGCTGCTGGCAGAAGTGCAATCGCTCGGCATCTCCGCACAGCAGGCGGCGCGCTCCGCAACCAGTCTCGCGGCCGCCGCTCCACCGAAAGAGTTGCGGAAGGAGATTTGGGCCGATAGCCACGCGGCCCATGCACCGGCCTCCGCTCATCTTCCGCCGGGTTCGATCGCTGAGGATTCGGCTCAACGAAGCGCCGCGGTTTCACCGGCCGGAGAAGTCGATCCGGCGTTTCTCGGCGAATTGGGCACAGTCGCCGCCTCGTGCCGTCAAGCGCGCTGCGCCTTGAGCCTGTTGTTGGTCGGAGTCGATCGATTCGAAGAGTTGGCGTTGGCACGCGGCGTGTCCGGCGCGGAACGGGTGGTCAGCTTTCTCGAGGCGAGCTGCCGAGCCACCGGCGCTTCCAGCGCGGTCTGCCGACGGGTTCGCGACGATCAATTCGCCTTGGTGCTGCCCGCCTGCGATCGGCAAGCCGCCGTCGCGATTGGGAACCAACTGCTCGCAGCCATGCGGCGGTTCGGTGCGCCCTTGCCGGGCCAAATGCGGCCGTCGGTCACGGTGAGCATCGGGATTGCCGCGGTGACCGCGCCACCGAAGAATTTCCTGCCGGCCGATTTGATCGAAAGCGCCGAGCGATGCTTGCATGCCTCGAGGCATTCCGGCGGCAACGCGCTGAAGAGCATCGAGATCTATTGAGCAAAAGCTCAACTCATTTGCGCTTTTTGCGATCGCGCCGGGCATGGTATGTTGAACCTATGAGCGAGACCGCCAATGCGCCGGACGGACCGATCGCTGAGGCTGCGCTGGCGGCCGCGCAGGAAGCGACGCCACACGCGGAATCGGCGTCCGATCCCGGGCCGCACGTTCCGGCGAATATGCCGGATGAATTCAGCGAGGGGCCGCCTCCATATCGGCGACGAGTGATATTGCCGCTCGCCCTGTTCCTGGCCGCTTGTGCGACGACCTTCGCGGCGGGGGTCTACGGCTGGGAGCCGATGTACCCCGATGAGACGCTGCTCGACAAGATTCATCATTTTTGGCCGCGGGGTTTGGAATACATGACCGCGGTGATCGCGGTACTGTTCGCGCACGAGATGGGGCATTTCCTGATGACGGTCCGCTACCGGATCCCCGCGAGTTATCCGATCTTCATCCCGATGCCGATCATGATGATGACCGGCACGATGGGGGCAGTGATCAGCATGGACGGCCTGCGCGCCGACCGGCGACAGCTTTTCGACATCGGCATCGCCGGGCCGCTGGCCGGATTGGTGCTCACGATCCCGTTTGTTTTCATCGGGCTGAAGACCGCGGAGTCAGTGAAGGGCCCCGCCCCGCCGGGCTCGGCCGTCTTGGCCGATGACGGGAGCCAAGCGACCGGCATTCATTATGGCGAGCCGCTGCTGATCAAGCTGCTCCTACCCTACCTCCGTCCCGACCTGCCGGAGAATGCCGAGATTCGGCTCAACCCGCTGTTGATGGCGGGATGGGTCGGGCTGCTCATCACTGGGCTGAACATGATGCCCGTCAGCCAACTCGACGGCGGCCACATTATTTACGGCCTGCTCGGCCGCCGCGGCCGCTGGGTTGCGCGTGCTTTTCTGTTTGCGGCGATCGCGTTCGTGGTGATCGGCGAGCACTATAGCTGGCTCGTGATGATCGTGCTGGTGATTTTTCTGGGCGCCGACCATCCACCAACCTCGAACGATCGGGCGCGGATCGGCCCGTTGCGCTGGCTCATCGGCATCGCATCGCTGGCAATCCCCATCTTGTGCTTCACGCCGTCGCCGTTCTCACCCGACTGAGCGGGAACGAGCGATCAAGTCGTTTCCATATCGCGACTTACTCGATTAGCTAGCGGCGATCCGATGATCGCCGCAGTGATCCACCGGCGGCGGATTTCGACTATCCTGTGCGTCACACAGGATTATGATGGATAGTATCGCCAGTGCGATCAACTAATCGGAACAACGGCTTCGAGCCTATAAGCACTGCGACCCGGCAGGACGCCTGGCCCCCAATCCTGCGATCGATCATGTCTTCTGCGCAGCCCAAGGCCACACTCAAGATCCTCAAGGGATCGAACGCGGGCGATTGTTATAATCTCTCGGCCGATCGGGTCGTTCTCGGCAGGGAGCCGCAATGCGACATCGTGCTTCCGCGCACGACGATTTCGCGGCGACACGCCCAAATTGCGCGGGACGCCGAGGGCTTCTTTATCGAAGATCTCGACAGCCTCAACGGCACTTTCGTCGACAGCAGCCGGATCGCCGGCCCGCAGCGATTGCGCGGCGGCGAGCACATTCAAATCGACGAATTTCTGATGAGTTTTCGCCAGGC of Pirellulales bacterium contains these proteins:
- a CDS encoding HDOD domain-containing protein, producing the protein MILNESNSVLDRFVDKAGKLYTLPAVAVEVLQLTNHPKVDVQLLRHCIENDPALTTRVLRVVNSSLFGLSHEVSDLSQALALLGTKPLKLLVLGFSLPGNLFVGMAGDILRRYWRRTLTKAVAAREISETLWKLPGDDAFIAGLLQDVGMLVLVQDFGEPYVRFLDLAFSKAADVGTLAAKSIGFDHARLSARLLECWGLPRNLVEAIGSGRPPATIADLSPTARCLPQILHLAELLAGLLTENRTDLLADLLDAAERYHALRQSQLSPLVNTLQEKVEQLADVLNLELPAGKDYTAVLLEAHERLSEVAADVAADLIVSKKHADETGETESLLAEVQSLGISAQQAARSATSLAAAAPPKELRKEIWADSHAAHAPASAHLPPGSIAEDSAQRSAAVSPAGEVDPAFLGELGTVAASCRQARCALSLLLVGVDRFEELALARGVSGAERVVSFLEASCRATGASSAVCRRVRDDQFALVLPACDRQAAVAIGNQLLAAMRRFGAPLPGQMRPSVTVSIGIAAVTAPPKNFLPADLIESAERCLHASRHSGGNALKSIEIY
- a CDS encoding site-2 protease family protein, with amino-acid sequence MSETANAPDGPIAEAALAAAQEATPHAESASDPGPHVPANMPDEFSEGPPPYRRRVILPLALFLAACATTFAAGVYGWEPMYPDETLLDKIHHFWPRGLEYMTAVIAVLFAHEMGHFLMTVRYRIPASYPIFIPMPIMMMTGTMGAVISMDGLRADRRQLFDIGIAGPLAGLVLTIPFVFIGLKTAESVKGPAPPGSAVLADDGSQATGIHYGEPLLIKLLLPYLRPDLPENAEIRLNPLLMAGWVGLLITGLNMMPVSQLDGGHIIYGLLGRRGRWVARAFLFAAIAFVVIGEHYSWLVMIVLVIFLGADHPPTSNDRARIGPLRWLIGIASLAIPILCFTPSPFSPD